A genomic segment from Nicotiana sylvestris chromosome 1, ASM39365v2, whole genome shotgun sequence encodes:
- the LOC104225163 gene encoding non-functional pseudokinase ZED1-like translates to MNNLGKKLPFLLLKKENKKENNEKSLHYFINGSALLKEQLSFCNYGQQKIPLRSFTAEEIITSTNGFQESVGPYLYKGNFNEKKLLVKKYERKKKMDRHDHVIRDIVISSEMSYHKNVLKIIGYCLEFERVALVYEYSQFNYLFKFFSPFCENFLTWEKRVKIAIDVASVILYLHTEFPTPVIHRNLTSSNVILDQNGVVKLYNFECCIPLPIGKVKVQDDLIGTIGYLDPEYVWSSNVTLKSDVFSFGLFLLMLLSGKEIRVNHEGKYYTEDYGLISLENYASKCVENNKLDDNLIDSKILQVEQKKLKVFLNLALKCAQKVGEDRPNMIDVAKELQKIKKGEVQELLPTMECLLAWN, encoded by the coding sequence ATGAACAATCTAGGCAAAAAACTtccttttttacttttaaaaaaggaaaataaaaaagaaaacaatGAAAAATCTCTACATTACTTCATAAATGGAAGTGCATTACTAAAAGAGCAGCTTTCTTTTTGCAATTATGGCCAACAAAAGATCCCCCTCAGAAGCTTCACTGCAGAAGAAATCATTACTTCAACAAATGGATTTCAAGAAAGTGTTGGCCCCTATTTATACAAAGGTAATTTTAATGAGAAAAAATTATTAGTAAAAAAATacgagagaaaaaagaaaatggatCGTCACGACCATGTCATACGTGACATAGTAATATCTTCTGAAATGAGTTACCATAAAAATGTCCTTAAAATAATAGGCTACTGTTTAGAATTTGAAAGGGTAGCTTTAGTTTATGAATATTCACAATTTAATTAtctttttaaatttttctcaCCTTTTTGTGAAAATTTTTTGACATGGGAAAAAAGAGTGAAAATTGCTATAGATGTTGCAAGTGTAATTCTTTATCTACATACTGAATTTCCAACACCAGTTATACATAGGAATTTAACTTCTAGCAATGTAATTTTGGACCAAAATGGTGTTGTAAAATTGTATAATTTTGAATGTTGTATACCACTTCCAATTGGTAAAGTAAAAGTACAAGATGATTTAATAGGAACAATTGGATATTTAGATCCTGAATATGTATGGTCTAGTAATGTTACATTAAAATCAGATGTATTTAGTTTTGGTTTATTTTTGCTTATGTTGTTAAGTGGGAAAGAAATTAGAGTAAATCATGAGGGAAAATATTATACTGAAGATTACGGTTTGATTTCTTTGGAGAATTATGCATCAAAATGTGTCGAGAACAATAAGTTAGATGATAATCTTATTGATTCCAAGATTTTGCAAGTCGAACAAAAGAAACTGAAGGTTTTTTTGAATTTGGCTTTGAAATGTGCTCAAAAAGTTGGTGAAGATAGGCCAAATATGATTGATGTTGCTAAAGAACTTCAAAAAATCAAGAAAGGTGAGGTGCAAGAATTGTTACCTACAATGGAGTGTCTTCTTGCttggaattga